Genomic window (Aquimarina sp. BL5):
AATTAGCAAATAATGGCGTTCCGTATTCGTTATGAACTAAATTAGCTCCTTCTACTACACCAATAGCATCTGTATTTAATCTTTTTAGAGATTCTTCTCTAGATAATATTGTTTTTTCTCCTTTATCAGTAAGCACCTGTGTTCTTATCAAAAGATCACTTCTTTTAGAGAAGCCAGCTTTGATCTCATCCACAGTATATGTAGGAAGTGTACCTTCTGAGTCATACCAAATTCCCTTTTTACTTTCGTGCTGCAGTCTTTTCTTATTACTATCTACAATAGCAATATCGTGTAATGCCACTCTATGTCCTTCGGCATCTACAAACTGTAATATTTGACCTCCTTTAGTTTCTATTGCACCATACTCTCCTTTGATGAAGTTTTTCCACTCCCAAGCCTGTGAACCTACGAATATCGCTCCTCCAATAATGGTAAGAAACATATAAAGAATTACTTTCTTTTGTTTCATATGATGACCTGCATCTACAGCTAATACCATGGTTACAGAAGAAAATATTAATATAAACGTCATCAATGCCACGTAATACATTGGTGCATCAACCCCGTGAAGAAACGGAAAGTGATTAAAGACTTCATCCGCTATTGGCCATGAATCGATAAACTTAAATCTCGAAAAACCGTAAGCGGCAAGAAACCCAGAGAATGTAAGTGCATCAGACAGGATAAAAAACCACATCATCATTTTACCATAACTCACCTTGAGCGGTTGATTACCTCCACCCCAAGTTTTACCTTCTGTACCTGTGTTAGCAACAGTTGTTTCCATATATAGAATTTGGTATTGTTAAATTTTCCACAAAAGTAATCAATTTTATTATCTAACGAAATATAAAAATAAAAAGAGATAAACCCACAAAACATCTACGAAATGCCAATACATAGCACCCAGTTCTAAACCAAGGGTTTGCCCTCTTTTATACTTTTGTTTAAAATGATTATAAATTACGACTAAAAGTACTATCAGCCCAACAATTACGTGAACTATATGCAATACTACTATGATATATAAAAAAGTAGGGACGATATTAGCGGATGGTCCTGTAAAATAATATCCTTGCCCCATGATATCTTCAAATCCCTGAAATTGCATAAACACAAATAGGATTCCAAGACTCAAAGTAGTTAATAATAAAATAGTCGCCAAGCTTCGGTTTCCTTTTTCGATTGCAATTTTAACAAAATAAAAAGCAACACTACTTACTATAATAATTAATACACTAGTTATGAAAGCATCTGGAAAAACAAGATCAGTCAACCAATCTTCTCTGGTTTTACTTACCACATAAGCACTGGTTAGACCTGCAAATGTCATAGTCATACTCACCATCGCAAACCACATCATGGTTTTTTTTGCTCTTTTCTGTTTTTCTACTGTTGTTCCTTGCGTTAAATCCATGCACGAATAAATTTATCTGCTACATAAATAATCTGTAGCAATGTAATATAAGACACACTCGCCAGCATTAATTGTTTTGCAGTCTTAGCATCTCTTACTTTATACAAGCGAATTGCATATCTAAACAAAAATCCGCCAAGTATTAAAATTAAAATTCCGGAAACCGGAGTAATATATAATTTACCAGTAACACCAAATACTGGTATTAATGAGGTGATGACTGTCCACAAAGTATAAATAACTACTTGAGTTGCTGTCCCCTTATCTCTCTTACCGGTAGGCAACATAAAGAAACCTCCTTTTTTATAATCATCAAACAAAAACCAACCTATTGCCCAAAAATGTGGGAACTGCCAGAAAAATTGAATCATAAACAAAGTCCCAGGTTCTATTCCAAAATCATTTGTTGCCGCTACCCATCCCAACATAAACGGTATTGCTCCGGGAATAGCTCCAACGAAAACTGACAAAGGAGTTTTAGTCTTTAATGGAGTATATAAACTAACATATATAAAAATTGAAATCGCCCCAAACATTGCTGTCTTTGGATTTATGAAATACAAAACAGAAATTCCTAAAACAGTAAAAATAGCAGCAATTGCAAAAGCTGTATTCACAGACATTCTACCTGATGGAATAGGCCTATCTTTGGTACGATCCATCAAAACATCCAGATCACGTTCTATAATCTGATTAAAAGCATTAGATGCTCCAACCATAAAATATCCTCCAATGGACAAAAGCACCAGTGTACTCCAAGAAATGGTATCAACTCCTAACAAATAGCCGGCCACGGACGAAAAAACTACACTTAATGCCAATCGCATTTTAGTGATCTCTTTAAAATCCTGAATCACAGAAACTTTGGCAGTATCGACTTGGGTTATACTCAAATTTTGCACGTTAACTAAATAGCTTTTTTAAAAAGTTGTGCAAAGATATGTGTTAAAAGGATTTTAGACAACTTATAACTATTTATAATTCAACTTTTAACAACTGTTTTAGCTAAATAAACAGGTTTGAGCATAGTTTCACCTCAATTTTAGCTGGTTAAAAACATAATATTTATCAAAGTAAAAACCCAGCTAAAATTAGCTGGGCCTTATCAATTAATCAAGAACCTTAAAAGTAATTGGTAGAATGTAATTTACTTTTACCGGTTTATTTCCAATTTTTCCAGGTTCCATACTAGAGAATTTTTTAACAACCCTTCTAGCTTCTTTTTCTAAAGCTGGATGTGGGGCTCTTACCTTAACCTCTTTTATAAGTCCATCGGTATCTACCTGAAATTGAACATCAATTCGTTGCAACCCTTTAAGACCATATTCTTCTCCTAGACCAGCATTGAATTTATTAGAAACCAATCTTCGGATTTTACTCGAAAAGCAAGCGATTCTCTCATCATTACTGCTATACTTTTCACAACCTGGATAAATAGGAGCTATAGCTACTTTATCAATAGAATATACAATTTTTTCATCAACACCTACATCAATTATAGAATCAACCGGTGGCGCTTTAGATATTGTTTTATCACCAATTGCAGCCAATTCTTTTTTAAGGTTTTTCAAAGCTGCATTGTTATCAACGACTTTAGGCTTTGTCCAATCAGGCTCTTTAATCTTGTTTGTTTTAACAACTACTTCTTTTTTAGGTTCTTTTTCAATCTTAAAAACATCCACGGTGAAAATAGTCTTATCAATTGTTGTAGAACCAATATCCGGAGGTTTAACCACTGAAACAGCAGTATACATTTCGAACATTACAAAGGCGAATAAAAGGCTTGCAATAAGCCCAATCTGAAAGTTTACCAATGTACTTTTTCGTACATTAGCATCATGCTTGTTACTCATACTATTTAGTTTTAACGTTACAATTAAAATCTGAATCAACAAGCATACCAAAAAGGAATCCCGTATACGATTATCGTAACGGGATTCTTATATTTCAAAACGACCTTTATTTAATCCTGAACTTTAAACACAATTGGCAACTGGTATTTTACCGTTACGGGTGTTTTACGTTGTTTCCCAGGAGTCATCGTAGGGAACAAGCCAATCACTCTTTCTGCTTCTTTTTTAAGCTTGGGATGCGGTGCTCTAACCTGTATATTCTGAATAGTTCCATCCGCAGCGACATCAAATAAAGCGTATATCCTCTGCACACCCTCTAAACCATAATCTTTTCCTAAATCCGTATTGAATTTCCTAGAAATGATCTTACTGATCTTTTCAGAAAAGCAAGCTGCTCTTTCCTTATTGGTTTTTAAACGTTCACAACCAGGAAAGATTGGTACATCTTCTACTGCAGAAAATGGAACATTTGTAGGGATTTCCTCCTCTTCTTTGTCTACAATAGCATCTGGATTAAATGGAGTTGACTCTACCGGTGGATCTTCACTTTTAAACTCATCTGTTAGATCCTCAATAACCTTATCATCTTCAACTACTTCAAACTCTGTAGGATCTGGGATTGGCTCCGGTCTTTTTTGCGCAACCACTTTCTGTTCAGGTTCCTGATAAACTACAAATTGTTCATTCCAAACAAAAGATTCATTTTCCAAGACTATCGGATCCGAAATTATCTTGTCAATTGGTTCTGAAGTATACACTTCGAACATCACATAGGTAAATAATAGACTTGCTATAAGCCCAATCTGAAAGTTTACTAATGTGCCTTTTCGCACATTAGCATCATGCTTGTTACTCATATCATTTAGTTTTAACGTTACAGTTAATTCTAAACACAACAAGCATACCAAAAAAAGAGTCCCTTTTGCTTTTACAACAAAAGGGACTATAATATCTAAAAAAAATTTGTTTAATCTTGAACCTGGAAAACAATAGGTAAAGAATACAGTACTCCTACTGCTTTTCCTCTTTGCTTACCTGGAGTCATTCTAGGAAGCATTTTTACCACTCTCTGAGCTTCCTTCTCTAATCTTGGGTGTGGACCTCTTGCCTGAACTCCTACAATATTTCCACCTCTATCAATCTTAAAACGCACGTATATTCTATTAACTCCGGAAAGACCTAACTCACTTCCAAGTTCTGTATTAAATTTACGGTTAACAAATTTCTTAACCTTATCACTCATACATTTCTTTTTAGCTGCATTCCCTGATTCTTTTTCACATCCTGGAAAAACAGGAACATTTTCGATCACTGCAAAAGGTACATCAGCAATTTCTTCTTCTTCTTCTACGTCTTCTACTTCTTCTACCTCTACAATTTCTTCTTCCTGATTGGTTTCAGTAGATTCTATAATTGTTTCCTCTACTTCTTCTTCATCCTCTACAACATCAATAATTTCTGGTGCTGGTGGTGGAGGTGGAGGTGGAGGTGGTGTATTTAAATTCTGAGTAATAGGAACTTCTTCTTCCTCTAATTCATCAAGATTAACCTGACCTATATCGATATTACTTCTATCATAGGTTTTCCACTCTATACCTTGCCAAGTAACAAATAACACTAAAATCAGCCCTAATTGTAGAAACAAGGCACTTTTTTTGGTTAAATCTGCTTTCGGATTTTTCTTTGGTTCCATATTACAAATGTTATTATATGATTGCTAAAATAGCTAATTTCTTTTGTATTTTCCAACTAATAGTAAAAATGTAAAACAAAAAATACAATTTTTAACTTTTATCAGATTAGAATTATACTGTGATTAGCAACAGCTAATCTAATACTTCTACTAATTAACTTTATCTCATTCTTAAGTTAATCAGCTTATTTTTAAGTGTTTTCAAAATAATTAGAGCAAAAACAATGCCACTAGTATTTGCTAATACGTCATTCCATTCTGGACTTCGATAACTTGTGAGCACCGCTTGAAGAAACTCCATCAAAATCCCAAATAAAAAGCTTAAAACGGCTGCCCAAATTAAACTTTGAGAAAATCTTTTGTGCAATTTTTCCGAATAAAAGAAAAACAAAAACAAAACAATTGCAAAAACAAAATATGCTAACAAATGTCCTATCTTATCACTTCCCTTTATACTAATATTTACAGGAATAAAAACTTTAGCCAAGGACAACCATCCGATCAAGCTAGTGTAAACGCATACCAGCAGGAGCAAATATTTATGCACCAATAAGCTCTTTATAACCATCTGCAGATAAAAGATCATCAATTTGAGAGGCATCAGATATCTTAATTTTCACCATCCATCCATCTCCATACGGGTCACTATTAACTAACTCTGGATCACTCTCCAAAGTTTCATTAAATTCTGCGATCTCTCCAGTTAAAGGTAAAAACAAATCTGAAACTGTTTTTACAGCCTCTACAGTACCAAAAACTTCTTCTTGTTCTAGTTCTTCGCCAACGGTTTCAACTTCTACATAAACGATATCACCTAATTCACTTTGAGCAAAATCAGTGATTCCCACTGTTGCTATGTCTTCGTCAATTTTGATCCACTCGTGATCCTTTGTGTATTTTAAATCTGAAGGAATATTCATCCGAAAAAGTATTTATAAATTGTTATTATTTAGAAGACGAAAATAAATCTATTTTATCAGATTTTAGAAAAACTATATCAAAAATTATTAAAAATTAATTATTAACTAGTTTTCACCTATAAAACCTCATCAAAATTACCACTTGTACCACTCTACTAAAAGACTATTAATTTCCGAAGTTATATCTTAGTGTGAAACCGCCGCGAATTGTAGTCTGCGGGAAAGCTGTGGAGATCGAATATTCAGAAAAGGTATGATCATAAAACAGTAATGCGGTTAAATTTTTACTTAATGCATAATCTGTAGTAAACTTAATACCATAAATATCTTGTCCAGCAGTAACCTGAGTATTATCAATATCTAGATATCTTATAATGGTTTCATTTTGACGAAGTGATAAATCCGCTCTAAAATTAAGATCACTCTTCAAAGTGGTCTTTTTACCGCCAATTCTAGTTACAAATGTCAAATCCTGAACTCTATATCCGAGTCCAATAATATATTCATTCCCTTGGATTTCCGTAAGTAGATTATTATCAAAACTTAAAGATAATGCTCTATCCTTTTTCCATTCCGCCAGAATTTTAATAGAATTCTTCATTTCCATATCAAATCGAATCAGTGGACTAAACTGCTCCGTAAGATTTATATTAGCATACAATTCAGGATTTTTGAAATTATCTCCCTGATCTAATTCATCTGGATTATTTGCATTAAACTCGAGATTTGCTCTGAATTGATTGATGGTGTAATTCGCACGATATCCATGTGCCATAGAAAACCTTTTGAATCGCTTCTTAAACCATTTCAAGTTCATCAAACCGGTGTATTTAATATCCCAATTGGGGAGTGGAACATCTCTAAAAGCTCCTTTCTGAACACTTTCCGCATTCGCACCTGTATATGCAGCAAGAAAAGCTGGTAAGAGCACTGCTTGATTTGTTCTTCCATATCCATTAGGGAAGCCATCACCATCTGAATCCTCTGTAACACCTCTTTCTTGCGCAAGACGCCTTGCAATCACCAATCTATTTTCTCTAAACTTATCAAAAGTTTCAGAATTAAACTCATCACTCTTCTTAAATGCTGTTCCGATCAATAACGTAGAAATCGTATAGTTACCAAACAAATTAGGTGTTAATGATTGGTATTCTAAATCATTATTTACATCTACTCTATAATTTTCTGTGTAGGTTTCAGAATAATTTCTATTAGCACTAATATCAATTTTAAGATCTCGCAATAAATCTACAGAAGCCTGTATATTAAGTTGTCTTCCTTCTACTTCTCTATATTGTTGATTAAACTCTTGATATAAAGTAAGCCATCCATTTCTTGCCGCTAAATCTCTTATTTCTGATTGACTACCAAAAGTAAAACCGACCGTTGGCTTTAATGTTCCAACAAATCCTGGTTCACGCAAATAACCAGGTAAGAAAATACCATTATCTTGTTGATAATTAATATTTACTTTTTTTACAGCGGTAACCAAACCTATTGCCGTATTTAATACTTTATCACCAACAGTAAGCTTGCTGGACTTCTTTTTAGTTCTTTTCTTTTTAGCACCGGCCAAAGCTGGTTTAGATCCATCTTTTTCTTCTCCTGCTTTTGCTGTTTTCTTTTTCTTAGCTTTATTCCTTCCTGGTTTTTTCTTAGTCAAACCGACATACTTATACAAAGTACTCATGTCCAATGAACCATTAACGGTATGCACATTCGCATTCTGAATAGTATTTCCTAAATCAGGTATTCCTTCCAGATTTTTCAAAGCCTCACTCCCTTTAGTCCACTGAAAATCTGCCGAGTACGAATATGTTGCTCTCATAAACTTAAACAAAGGAATCTTGTTAAAAGGAATTTCATAGTTTACTTGTAATTGTTGGCTATGAAAGTTGGGATCTCCTACATCAAACAAACCACTCCATACTCCTATAGAATTATTTATAGAACCATCGTCATCAATAAAATTCTTAACAATTCGATTATTAGCAGAATTAAAACTAAAGTTAAGAGATTTCGTTAAATTATAATTAATTCCGTATTGCCAATCAAAGAGGAAATTACGCTGTGTGAGCGGCGGTAATCCAATATCCTCTGGCCCTAATGTGATATCTCTAAACACTTGTTCGTTAAATTGTCTCGTAATATTAGAATTTACAGAAACACTTGTTGGCAACAGATTAAAATTAAAGTCCTTTATTAAATCAAAGTATTTACTTTTTCCTAAAAGCTTTATCTTTTTGAAAGGCTCAACTTCTTTAGGTTGAAAACTAAAATCATAGGTACCTCCTAAACGGACACTTTGATCTAAAGATTTCTCTATCTCAAAATCTCTATGATCTGTTTGATTATAAGTCCCAGAAAAAGCAAAGTTCTCTACATCATATGGCATTGGTTTACTATCTCCTGTTCTATCTTTTCGGAGCCCTATTACATTAAAACTTTGTCGTTTTGTATAATCAGTTGACTGCTTTAGAATTCTATCTTTTTCATCAGAACTGCCTGCAGCATCTAATCTATCTTGCAATTCAATATCTAAAAACTCTGGATCATACTGCGGGGTAATCAATTCTTCTCCTCTGGTATAATTAAACGGAACTTGTAACCCCCATTTTTTAGGTAGGAGTTGTCCCAAATTCACATTCGTAGTAAGATCGTATTGTTTAACATCCTCGATACTACGCTCATTTGGCCCTTGTTCTATTCCTCCAAAACCTATCGTACTTATTCTACCAGAAGCACTTACTGTAGCAAAGTCCGCAACATTAGCATCCAGACTACCAACAGCCGCCCAGCCTCCTTGATTTTTAAGGTCGCTCAATCGCATTTCATTAAACCATACCGTCCCAGATTGATTTTCTCCACTGGTATTCTTAATCCCTACCATCATAATCTGCACATCTCCAATATTAGGATTACCCTTAATACCTAATCGTAAGTTTCCTAGAGTAGTATTAGGGTCTGGATTTTCTGAATCTGGCCCTATGAGATCACCATTACTATCAAAATAATTTAATTTTGTATTATCAAATGTAGTCGAAGCTCTATTCGAAAAAGATTTTATTTTTTGTAATAAACTCAATTTTAAATTTAACCTATTTGGTATTGGCCACACCTCATCAGGAACCCTACTATTCCTATCCTCCGTTACATCTAAAGGCAACTCTATCTGATAAAAGTTATTCGTGAAATCGTTACCCATTCTTATAAAGGCAACCAATTCTCCATCTGTTAATGTTGTCTGTTCCGGTAGATTCTCTGCATGTATAAACATTTCAAGATTTTCATATTGACGCATATCAACATTAAAACTCTTATAGACACCTCGTGAATCATCATTTTCAAGATTATTCACCGTTAATGCCAGCGATCTTTCATCTTCTCTGATTGTTGTATTATTATTAATCAGCTCTTCTCTTTGTACTCCCGGAGGAGTTACATAATTCGGCGTTTCTTCACTACTAACAGATGTAACAATTACTTCATCACCATTAATGTTCAATCCGCTGGTTGGATCATTTGTTGTATTACCTGCTTGCACATACCTTCTATAATCCCCTCTTACCAAATCCAACGTAGCAAACCTCAAAGTTACCGGTCGATCAAAGTTAGTCACTACCATTCTCATAAAACGGATAGATCTGAAATCATTTTCTCCTATATTTTGCAAACCTGTTGGTTCATAGATAGGAACCTTAAATCGAAGCCATCTGTATCCATGAG
Coding sequences:
- a CDS encoding cytochrome c oxidase subunit 3 is translated as METTVANTGTEGKTWGGGNQPLKVSYGKMMMWFFILSDALTFSGFLAAYGFSRFKFIDSWPIADEVFNHFPFLHGVDAPMYYVALMTFILIFSSVTMVLAVDAGHHMKQKKVILYMFLTIIGGAIFVGSQAWEWKNFIKGEYGAIETKGGQILQFVDAEGHRVALHDIAIVDSNKKRLQHESKKGIWYDSEGTLPTYTVDEIKAGFSKRSDLLIRTQVLTDKGEKTILSREESLKRLNTDAIGVVEGANLVHNEYGTPLFANFFFFITGFHGFHVLSGVVINIIIFFNVILGTYERRKNYEMVEKVGLYWHFVDLVWVFVFTFFYLV
- a CDS encoding cytochrome c oxidase subunit 3 — translated: MDLTQGTTVEKQKRAKKTMMWFAMVSMTMTFAGLTSAYVVSKTREDWLTDLVFPDAFITSVLIIIVSSVAFYFVKIAIEKGNRSLATILLLTTLSLGILFVFMQFQGFEDIMGQGYYFTGPSANIVPTFLYIIVVLHIVHVIVGLIVLLVVIYNHFKQKYKRGQTLGLELGAMYWHFVDVLWVYLFLFLYFVR
- the cyoE gene encoding heme o synthase, whose translation is MSITQVDTAKVSVIQDFKEITKMRLALSVVFSSVAGYLLGVDTISWSTLVLLSIGGYFMVGASNAFNQIIERDLDVLMDRTKDRPIPSGRMSVNTAFAIAAIFTVLGISVLYFINPKTAMFGAISIFIYVSLYTPLKTKTPLSVFVGAIPGAIPFMLGWVAATNDFGIEPGTLFMIQFFWQFPHFWAIGWFLFDDYKKGGFFMLPTGKRDKGTATQVVIYTLWTVITSLIPVFGVTGKLYITPVSGILILILGGFLFRYAIRLYKVRDAKTAKQLMLASVSYITLLQIIYVADKFIRAWI
- a CDS encoding energy transducer TonB, whose amino-acid sequence is MSNKHDANVRKSTLVNFQIGLIASLLFAFVMFEMYTAVSVVKPPDIGSTTIDKTIFTVDVFKIEKEPKKEVVVKTNKIKEPDWTKPKVVDNNAALKNLKKELAAIGDKTISKAPPVDSIIDVGVDEKIVYSIDKVAIAPIYPGCEKYSSNDERIACFSSKIRRLVSNKFNAGLGEEYGLKGLQRIDVQFQVDTDGLIKEVKVRAPHPALEKEARRVVKKFSSMEPGKIGNKPVKVNYILPITFKVLD
- a CDS encoding energy transducer TonB codes for the protein MSNKHDANVRKGTLVNFQIGLIASLLFTYVMFEVYTSEPIDKIISDPIVLENESFVWNEQFVVYQEPEQKVVAQKRPEPIPDPTEFEVVEDDKVIEDLTDEFKSEDPPVESTPFNPDAIVDKEEEEIPTNVPFSAVEDVPIFPGCERLKTNKERAACFSEKISKIISRKFNTDLGKDYGLEGVQRIYALFDVAADGTIQNIQVRAPHPKLKKEAERVIGLFPTMTPGKQRKTPVTVKYQLPIVFKVQD
- a CDS encoding energy transducer TonB; amino-acid sequence: MEPKKNPKADLTKKSALFLQLGLILVLFVTWQGIEWKTYDRSNIDIGQVNLDELEEEEVPITQNLNTPPPPPPPPPAPEIIDVVEDEEEVEETIIESTETNQEEEIVEVEEVEDVEEEEEIADVPFAVIENVPVFPGCEKESGNAAKKKCMSDKVKKFVNRKFNTELGSELGLSGVNRIYVRFKIDRGGNIVGVQARGPHPRLEKEAQRVVKMLPRMTPGKQRGKAVGVLYSLPIVFQVQD
- a CDS encoding VanZ family protein, with the protein product MAKVFIPVNISIKGSDKIGHLLAYFVFAIVLFLFFFYSEKLHKRFSQSLIWAAVLSFLFGILMEFLQAVLTSYRSPEWNDVLANTSGIVFALIILKTLKNKLINLRMR
- the gcvH gene encoding glycine cleavage system protein GcvH; this encodes MNIPSDLKYTKDHEWIKIDEDIATVGITDFAQSELGDIVYVEVETVGEELEQEEVFGTVEAVKTVSDLFLPLTGEIAEFNETLESDPELVNSDPYGDGWMVKIKISDASQIDDLLSADGYKELIGA